Proteins encoded in a region of the Vibrio sp. CB1-14 genome:
- the mutY gene encoding A/G-specific adenine glycosylase, with amino-acid sequence MTPFARSILDWYDKFGRKQLPWQQDKTAYKVWLSEIMLQQTQVATVIPYYERFLEHFPTVESLANAPQDEVLHLWTGLGYYARARNLHKAAKVVVEQYGGEFPLTLEEMNALPGVGRSTAAAVLSSVHKLPHAILDGNVKRTLARSFAIDGWPGQKKVENQLWEIAEQHTPDIDTDKYNQAMMDMGAMVCTRSKPKCTLCPIESLCAANKQGNPLDYPGKKPKKQKPEKETWFVIVMHNQELWLAQRPQTGIWGGLFCFPESPTADIEPVLEGLGIGEAMIASTDVEIAFRHTFSHYHLDITPIVVTLNQLPTMMMEPSKGLWYNITQPEKVGLAAPVKQLIDTLQRY; translated from the coding sequence GTGACGCCTTTTGCACGCTCAATATTAGACTGGTACGACAAATTTGGTCGTAAACAGTTGCCGTGGCAGCAAGACAAAACCGCTTATAAAGTGTGGCTGTCTGAGATCATGCTGCAGCAAACCCAAGTCGCGACGGTCATCCCATACTACGAGCGATTCCTAGAGCACTTCCCAACGGTTGAATCTTTGGCTAACGCGCCACAAGATGAGGTATTGCACCTTTGGACTGGGCTTGGCTATTACGCTAGAGCTCGCAATCTTCATAAAGCAGCCAAAGTGGTTGTAGAGCAATATGGTGGGGAGTTTCCGTTAACGTTAGAAGAGATGAATGCGCTGCCAGGTGTTGGCCGCTCAACCGCCGCCGCAGTGCTTTCTTCGGTTCATAAACTCCCACATGCGATTCTAGATGGGAACGTAAAGCGAACGCTGGCTCGCAGTTTTGCCATAGACGGTTGGCCTGGTCAGAAGAAAGTAGAAAATCAATTATGGGAAATTGCTGAGCAGCATACGCCAGATATTGATACCGATAAGTACAACCAAGCTATGATGGATATGGGAGCCATGGTGTGTACGCGCAGCAAGCCGAAATGCACGCTATGCCCAATCGAATCACTTTGCGCGGCGAATAAGCAGGGTAACCCGCTTGATTATCCCGGTAAAAAGCCTAAAAAGCAGAAGCCAGAGAAGGAAACTTGGTTTGTGATTGTTATGCATAATCAAGAGCTTTGGCTTGCACAGCGTCCGCAAACGGGCATTTGGGGCGGGTTATTTTGTTTTCCAGAAAGCCCAACAGCGGATATTGAGCCGGTACTTGAAGGGTTAGGCATCGGTGAGGCGATGATAGCCTCTACGGACGTTGAGATAGCATTTAGACATACCTTTAGCCATTATCACCTAGATATCACCCCAATCGTCGTGACGCTGAACCAGCTTCCGACAATGATGATGGAACCGTCTAAAGGTCTTTGGTATAACATTACCCAACCAGAAAAAGTGGGGCTGGCTGCGCCAGTAAAGCAGCTTATAGACACCTTACAACGATATTAA
- a CDS encoding oxidative damage protection protein, translating into MSRMVFCARLQKDAEGLDFQLYPGELGKRIFDNISKQAWAEWQSKQTMLINEKKLNMMDPEHRKLLEAEMVNFLFEGKDVIIDGYTPPSE; encoded by the coding sequence ATGAGCCGTATGGTTTTTTGTGCTCGTCTACAGAAAGATGCTGAAGGCCTAGACTTTCAACTGTACCCAGGTGAACTGGGTAAACGTATCTTCGATAACATTTCTAAACAGGCGTGGGCTGAGTGGCAATCTAAGCAAACGATGCTGATCAATGAAAAGAAGCTGAATATGATGGATCCTGAACATCGTAAGCTGCTTGAAGCAGAGATGGTTAACTTCTTGTTTGAAGGGAAAGACGTCATTATCGACGGTTACACGCCACCATCTGAGTAA